A genomic stretch from Chitinophagaceae bacterium includes:
- a CDS encoding single-stranded DNA-binding protein, translating into MIKLQVIGNLGKDCVMNTVNGKNVMNFTVAHTEKFKDSSGAQREKTIWVDCAYWSDRTGLAPYLKKGTQVYVEGAPEVRTYQTQDGKSGASLSLRVQTVQLLGSRPSEGGGGGYSSGTSSSAPQSMNEPPVASDVADDLPF; encoded by the coding sequence ATGATCAAGTTACAAGTCATTGGAAACCTCGGAAAGGATTGTGTGATGAACACAGTGAATGGAAAGAATGTGATGAATTTTACAGTTGCACATACTGAAAAGTTTAAAGACAGCAGCGGCGCACAACGTGAAAAAACAATTTGGGTTGATTGTGCTTACTGGAGCGACAGAACCGGTCTTGCTCCTTATCTTAAAAAAGGAACACAGGTTTATGTAGAAGGTGCTCCTGAAGTTCGAACTTACCAGACACAGGATGGTAAAAGCGGGGCTTCACTTTCATTAAGAGTACAAACAGTACAGTTATTAGGAAGCCGGCCTTCTGAAGGTGGCGGAGGCGGATATAGCTCAGGGACATCTTCATCAGCGCCTCAATCAATGAATGAGCCACCTGTTGCGAGTGATGTTGCAGATGATCTTCCGTTTTAA
- a CDS encoding ribose-phosphate pyrophosphokinase: MVNPSAKIFSGTASIYLAEKIAKKFGIPLGKCITQRFSDGEIQPMFQESIRGDIVFLVQSTFSPAENILELLLMIDAAKRASAYKVIPVIPYFGYARQDRKDKPRVAIGSKLIANMLEAAGASRVITMDLHAAQIQGYFDIPVDHLESSSIFIPYIESLKLENLTFAAPDVGSANRIREIASYFEVEMVICDKHRKRANEIASMVVIGDVTGRDIVLIDDICDTGGTLVKSAALLKEKGARSVRALITHPVLSGKAYENIENSVLEELVVCDTIPIKQQSGKIKVLSVAELFGVALRNAFENKSITSLFIHAQRRDSKNK, from the coding sequence ATGGTCAATCCATCTGCCAAGATTTTTTCAGGTACGGCTTCCATTTACCTTGCTGAAAAAATTGCCAAAAAATTTGGCATCCCTTTAGGAAAATGTATTACACAGCGTTTCAGTGATGGCGAAATTCAGCCCATGTTCCAGGAAAGTATCAGGGGCGATATTGTTTTCCTGGTGCAGAGTACCTTTTCTCCGGCCGAAAATATCCTGGAACTGCTGCTGATGATTGATGCAGCAAAAAGAGCATCGGCTTATAAGGTTATCCCGGTCATTCCTTATTTTGGATATGCCCGTCAGGACAGAAAGGATAAGCCGAGGGTGGCAATTGGGTCGAAATTGATTGCCAATATGCTCGAAGCAGCTGGGGCGAGCAGGGTCATTACCATGGATTTACATGCTGCCCAGATTCAGGGGTACTTTGATATACCGGTTGATCACCTTGAATCTTCGTCCATTTTTATCCCTTACATAGAGAGTTTAAAGCTTGAAAACCTTACCTTTGCGGCCCCCGACGTAGGAAGTGCCAACAGGATCAGGGAAATTGCCAGTTATTTCGAGGTTGAAATGGTGATTTGTGATAAGCACCGTAAGCGGGCAAATGAAATTGCCAGTATGGTGGTAATAGGGGATGTAACAGGCAGGGATATTGTGTTGATTGATGATATATGCGACACCGGCGGAACCTTGGTAAAGTCGGCAGCTCTTTTAAAAGAAAAAGGTGCAAGAAGTGTAAGAGCACTGATAACTCACCCAGTGCTGAGTGGCAAAGCATACGAGAACATAGAAAACAGTGTGCTGGAAGAACTGGTTGTTTGTGATACGATTCCAATCAAACAGCAAAGCGGAAAAATTAAAGTACTGAGTGTGGCAGAGTTGTTTGGAGTAGCATTAAGAAATGCTTTTGAAAACAAGAGTATCACCAGTTTGTTTATCCATGCGCAAAGAAGGGATAGCAAAAACAAGTAA
- the mnmA gene encoding tRNA 2-thiouridine(34) synthase MnmA yields MSRKGKVLVAMSGGIDSTVTALMLHHEGYEVVGITMKTWDYASSGTGAQGKKETGCCNLDSFNDARAAAVQHGFPHYILDIRDEFGDFVVENFVEEYLNGRTPNPCVLCNTHIKWRALLKRADAMNCDFIATGHYAKVHQHENGRYFISKGVDETKDQSYVLWGLQQDLLKRTLLPLGGYRKTEIRQMAFDYGYPELAKKAESYEICFVPDNDYRGFLKRKVEGLEERVNGGNFVDKSGKILGQHKGYPFYTIGQRKGLDITFGKPVFVTEIVPETNTVVLGDEEDLNKMEMKVGKINLLKYDLLTPGMEAVTKIRYKDKGTLSNLFPNQDGTVSIRFYEDAKGIAPGQSAVFYEGDDVIGGGIIMRQPII; encoded by the coding sequence ATGAGCCGTAAAGGAAAAGTTTTAGTAGCAATGAGTGGCGGTATCGACAGTACCGTTACGGCTCTCATGTTACATCATGAGGGATATGAAGTGGTGGGCATTACCATGAAAACATGGGACTATGCCAGCAGTGGAACAGGCGCCCAGGGAAAGAAAGAAACAGGCTGTTGCAACCTTGATAGTTTTAATGATGCCCGTGCAGCGGCTGTACAGCATGGGTTTCCCCATTATATTCTTGACATAAGGGATGAGTTTGGCGATTTTGTAGTAGAGAATTTTGTAGAAGAATATCTGAATGGCCGCACACCCAACCCCTGTGTACTTTGCAATACGCATATTAAATGGCGTGCCCTGTTAAAAAGAGCCGATGCCATGAACTGTGATTTTATTGCCACCGGGCATTATGCAAAAGTTCATCAGCATGAAAATGGCCGGTACTTCATCAGTAAAGGTGTAGATGAAACAAAAGATCAGAGTTATGTTTTGTGGGGGTTACAGCAGGATTTGCTGAAGCGTACATTACTGCCATTAGGCGGCTACCGCAAAACAGAAATCAGGCAGATGGCATTTGATTATGGCTATCCTGAACTGGCGAAAAAAGCAGAGAGTTATGAAATCTGTTTTGTACCCGATAATGATTACCGTGGTTTCTTAAAACGCAAAGTGGAAGGACTGGAAGAAAGAGTGAATGGCGGAAACTTTGTTGATAAATCAGGAAAGATTCTTGGCCAGCATAAAGGCTATCCTTTCTATACCATTGGACAAAGAAAGGGGCTCGACATTACTTTCGGCAAACCGGTTTTTGTAACAGAAATTGTTCCCGAAACCAATACCGTTGTTCTCGGCGACGAAGAAGACCTCAACAAAATGGAAATGAAAGTGGGCAAGATCAACCTGCTGAAGTATGACCTGCTTACACCTGGTATGGAAGCCGTTACCAAGATCAGGTATAAAGACAAAGGCACATTATCCAACCTGTTTCCGAACCAGGATGGAACCGTGAGCATCCGGTTTTATGAAGATGCCAAAGGTATTGCCCCCGGCCAGAGTGCTGTGTTTTATGAAGGTGATGATGTGATTGGCGGTGGAATTATCATGCGTCAGCCCATTATCTGA
- a CDS encoding Dabb family protein codes for MQSNRRSFLSKLSIALFSITGLSSFKNNQTNRQLKNIFIHHVYFWLKNPESIEDSNKLAEGLLKLSEVKTIQRFHIGKPADTNRDVIERGYALSWFVEFKNPAEQASYQTDPIHLKFIADYSHLWSKVIVYDSVDK; via the coding sequence ATGCAATCAAACCGCAGAAGTTTTCTTTCCAAACTAAGCATAGCGCTTTTTTCTATAACAGGATTATCCTCTTTTAAAAACAATCAAACCAACAGGCAATTGAAAAATATTTTTATCCATCATGTTTATTTCTGGCTGAAAAATCCAGAGAGCATTGAAGACAGCAATAAATTAGCAGAAGGCCTTTTAAAACTTTCGGAAGTGAAAACCATTCAGAGGTTTCATATAGGTAAACCTGCTGATACAAACAGGGATGTAATTGAAAGAGGTTATGCCTTATCCTGGTTTGTTGAATTTAAAAACCCTGCAGAGCAGGCAAGTTACCAGACCGACCCTATCCATTTAAAATTTATTGCAGACTACTCACACTTATGGAGCAAAGTGATTGTGTATGATTCTGTAGACAAATAA
- the radC gene encoding DNA repair protein RadC, with protein sequence MQENRKSIKDWAEDDRPREKLLSKGTEALSNSELIAILIGSGTKTKSAVDVAKEVLNRAKDNLNELGKLSIKELMKTDGIGEARAITIAAALELGRRRQATESQKQVVKNSADIAHYLQAQLKDKQHEVFAVAFLNRANKINHIEIVSEGGITGTVADPRIILKKALEHNAVNIVLCHNHPSGSLQPSRADEVLTKKIKEAAMLLDMTVVDHIIVSEDGYYSFADEGIL encoded by the coding sequence ATGCAAGAAAATAGAAAAAGTATAAAGGACTGGGCTGAAGACGACAGACCAAGAGAAAAGCTCCTGAGTAAAGGAACGGAAGCCCTCAGCAATTCTGAGTTGATTGCAATTTTAATTGGATCAGGTACCAAAACAAAATCGGCAGTTGATGTAGCCAAAGAGGTTTTGAACCGTGCCAAAGACAACCTGAATGAACTGGGAAAACTCAGTATAAAAGAACTGATGAAAACCGATGGAATTGGTGAGGCACGAGCTATAACCATAGCAGCTGCTTTAGAATTAGGCAGGCGAAGACAGGCAACGGAATCACAAAAACAGGTGGTCAAAAACAGTGCAGATATTGCCCATTACCTACAGGCCCAGTTAAAAGATAAACAGCATGAAGTATTTGCAGTAGCTTTTTTGAACAGGGCGAATAAAATAAATCATATTGAAATTGTAAGTGAAGGCGGCATTACAGGAACTGTGGCTGACCCACGAATCATTCTGAAAAAAGCACTGGAGCATAATGCTGTAAACATTGTGTTGTGCCATAATCATCCCTCGGGAAGTTTACAACCAAGCAGGGCTGATGAAGTTTTAACCAAAAAAATAAAAGAAGCAGCCATGCTTTTGGATATGACCGTTGTTGATCATATTATTGTAAGTGAAGATGGTTATTACAGTTTTGCTGATGAGGGAATATTGTAA
- a CDS encoding S8 family serine peptidase encodes MQKIFLLFCLMFSFLVHGRAQSTKHVVFFKEKNETPFTLNNPSAYLSARAVERRTRYSINIDSTDLPVISRYIDSVLKAGTVTLLGRSRWLNAVIIQTSDAAAIAKINSFPFVKSFTSVALLKNNTITPDKFAALPAPPAAVTPNRVEKIYADTFNYGSSLNQVKIHKGEFLHNIGARGQGMIMAFLDAGFFGYQTNQFFDSARARNQFLGTWDFVQNNASVNEDDSHGMQCFSTVASYRPGVFIGSSPEAKYFLLRTEDAPTEQIIEEYNWALAAEYADSAGVDVISCSLGYTTFDNATFNHSYADMNGNTTVITRMADMAAKKGMLVVNSAGNEGDDPWKYIGAPADGDSVLSVGAVNSSGLIAGFSSFGPTSDGQIKPDVVSVGAGTTVSSIGGTASTNSGTSFSGPNMAGLATCLWQLFPEFNNWKIITTLRKSSDRFETPAVQYGYGLPNMKKAVGFLLGDLSTMNASVTNCTTNISWSSKDIKTMRYDIERKLPGETAYTKIKTVAAKGTVFSNQTYQLSDVITSSAAGNVSYRIKQVIDTSTATFDEYAIDSATISLTSVCSTNNPDQNLIQLFPNPVQTTLSLKFAELNSMSNLTIQVYNRQGSSY; translated from the coding sequence ATGCAAAAAATATTTCTTTTGTTTTGTTTGATGTTTTCTTTCCTGGTGCATGGCAGAGCTCAGTCAACCAAACATGTTGTTTTTTTTAAGGAAAAGAACGAAACTCCGTTTACATTAAATAATCCATCCGCTTATTTATCTGCTCGTGCTGTTGAAAGAAGAACCAGATACAGTATTAACATCGACAGTACTGATCTTCCAGTTATTTCAAGATATATTGACAGTGTTCTTAAAGCAGGAACAGTTACTTTACTTGGCAGATCAAGATGGCTGAATGCAGTAATCATTCAAACAAGTGATGCAGCAGCTATTGCAAAAATCAATTCTTTCCCGTTTGTAAAATCATTTACATCTGTTGCGTTACTAAAAAACAATACGATTACCCCGGATAAATTTGCTGCATTACCTGCACCTCCTGCTGCTGTTACACCTAACCGTGTAGAAAAAATTTATGCTGATACATTTAATTATGGCTCATCACTAAACCAGGTAAAAATTCATAAGGGAGAATTTCTGCATAATATAGGCGCAAGAGGACAGGGAATGATCATGGCTTTTTTGGATGCCGGTTTCTTTGGTTACCAAACCAACCAGTTTTTTGACAGTGCCCGTGCAAGAAACCAATTCCTCGGCACCTGGGATTTTGTACAGAACAATGCAAGCGTTAATGAAGATGACTCACACGGCATGCAATGTTTTTCCACTGTAGCATCTTATCGTCCGGGAGTATTTATCGGCAGTTCACCTGAAGCCAAATATTTTTTGCTACGTACAGAAGATGCACCTACAGAACAGATCATTGAAGAATACAACTGGGCCCTTGCGGCAGAATATGCAGACAGTGCAGGTGTTGATGTAATTTCCTGTTCGCTTGGTTACACTACGTTCGATAATGCAACATTCAATCACAGCTATGCTGATATGAATGGTAACACAACCGTTATAACACGTATGGCTGACATGGCTGCAAAAAAAGGAATGCTGGTAGTGAACAGCGCAGGAAATGAAGGTGATGATCCCTGGAAATATATTGGTGCTCCTGCAGATGGAGACAGTGTGTTAAGTGTAGGTGCTGTGAACAGCAGTGGATTGATTGCCGGATTCTCTAGCTTTGGACCAACAAGTGACGGACAAATAAAACCGGATGTGGTTTCTGTGGGTGCAGGCACAACCGTATCATCCATTGGTGGAACAGCTTCAACAAACAGCGGCACATCTTTTTCGGGCCCCAATATGGCCGGACTTGCCACCTGCCTCTGGCAACTATTTCCTGAATTTAATAACTGGAAGATCATCACTACACTCCGCAAAAGCAGTGATCGGTTTGAAACTCCTGCTGTACAATACGGGTATGGTTTACCCAATATGAAAAAAGCAGTTGGTTTTTTATTGGGGGATCTTTCAACGATGAATGCATCGGTTACAAATTGTACAACAAACATCAGCTGGAGCAGCAAGGATATTAAAACCATGCGTTATGATATTGAACGGAAACTTCCCGGTGAAACAGCTTATACAAAGATCAAAACCGTTGCAGCTAAAGGAACAGTTTTCAGCAATCAAACTTATCAGCTGTCAGATGTGATCACCAGCAGTGCTGCAGGGAATGTGAGTTACCGCATTAAACAGGTGATTGATACAAGCACCGCAACATTCGATGAATATGCCATTGACTCTGCAACCATTTCTCTTACATCAGTTTGCTCAACAAACAATCCAGATCAGAACTTAATTCAGTTGTTTCCCAATCCTGTTCAAACAACATTGTCATTGAAATTTGCTGAGCTGAACAGTATGTCCAATCTTACAATACAGGTATATAACCGGCAGGGCAGCTCGTATTGA
- a CDS encoding Fmu (Sun) domain-containing protein, producing the protein MSRYHSYINSSKEILLAYTGGEPLATYLKKHFGANKKFGSKDRKQIAHLCYSFFRLGKAFASVAVEEKILIAVFLCSTESNNVLANLKPEWNEKVNLSVEEKLSLINYPFDHTQLFPFAAELSDGIDVNTFAESHFMQPALFLRIRPGQKEKVISKLKAAALSFELIGESCIALPNATKIEEVILLDKEAVVQDYSSQRVGEFLDFARNSFPNPSTPLRIWDCCAASGGKSMMAYDLMPGIELTVSDIRNSILTNLQNRFTEAGIKKYNSFVADLSDSSFVSHHSAYDLMIADVPCSGSGTWGRTPEQLHFFNSKKIEEYASLQKKIVTNIAPYIRANGYLLYITCSVFKKENEEIISFVQENLQMELVEMSVLKGYDVKADTMFAALLKKKDS; encoded by the coding sequence ATGAGCAGGTATCATTCATATATTAATTCATCTAAAGAAATCCTGTTGGCTTATACCGGCGGCGAACCTTTGGCTACTTATCTCAAAAAACATTTTGGTGCCAATAAGAAATTCGGAAGTAAAGACCGTAAACAGATCGCCCATCTTTGCTATAGTTTTTTTCGCTTGGGAAAAGCATTTGCATCAGTTGCTGTGGAAGAAAAAATTCTGATTGCTGTTTTTCTCTGCTCAACAGAATCAAATAATGTACTTGCAAACCTGAAGCCTGAATGGAATGAGAAAGTAAACCTCAGTGTTGAAGAGAAATTGTCATTGATCAATTATCCTTTCGATCATACTCAGCTGTTTCCTTTTGCTGCAGAGCTGAGCGATGGGATTGATGTAAACACTTTTGCTGAAAGTCATTTCATGCAGCCAGCTCTTTTTTTACGAATCAGGCCGGGACAAAAGGAAAAAGTAATCAGCAAATTAAAAGCTGCAGCTCTTTCTTTTGAATTAATTGGTGAAAGCTGTATTGCATTACCCAATGCAACAAAGATTGAAGAAGTTATTCTGCTCGATAAAGAAGCGGTGGTACAGGATTACAGTTCGCAGCGAGTTGGCGAATTTCTCGACTTCGCTCGAAACTCTTTTCCCAATCCTTCGACTCCGCTCAGGATATGGGATTGCTGTGCAGCAAGTGGCGGAAAATCGATGATGGCTTATGACCTGATGCCAGGTATTGAATTAACTGTATCAGATATCCGCAATTCCATTCTTACAAATCTGCAAAACCGTTTTACTGAAGCTGGAATCAAAAAGTATAACAGCTTTGTTGCTGATTTGAGTGATTCATCATTTGTATCACATCACTCAGCTTATGATTTAATGATTGCTGATGTTCCCTGCAGCGGCTCAGGTACATGGGGAAGAACTCCGGAACAATTGCATTTTTTTAATTCAAAGAAAATTGAAGAATACGCATCACTTCAAAAAAAGATTGTAACGAATATTGCTCCTTACATCCGGGCAAACGGATACCTTTTATATATCACCTGTTCAGTATTTAAAAAAGAAAACGAAGAAATTATTTCTTTTGTGCAGGAGAATTTACAAATGGAACTTGTTGAAATGAGTGTATTAAAGGGGTATGATGTAAAAGCAGATACGATGTTTGCTGCTTTGTTGAAAAAGAAGGACTCTTAA